In Candidatus Woesearchaeota archaeon, the sequence GGTTGCCTTTAAATATCCTTCAGAAGAGAAGATTATTGAGCTTAATGCTTTGATTTTGACTGTTGTTAAGGTTAAAAAGGCAGATAAATCTGAAGTTTTGAGTAAATTAAAACTTAGTAGAGCTTTAGATGCGTGCATAGAATCCGATGGTGATTTATACGATAAAGCAGCCATACTTATGAAACAAGTCATCAAAAGTCATGCTTTTGCTAGCGGTAATCGAAGAACTGCGTTTATCGT encodes:
- a CDS encoding type II toxin-antitoxin system death-on-curing family toxin, whose product is MVAFKYPSEEKIIELNALILTVVKVKKADKSEVLSKLKLSRALDACIESDGDLYDKAAILMKQVIKSHAFASGNRRTAFIVTKYFVTQNKGKFKIKDDPSYAQVMQGIRENFYSKEEIKEWIKNGTIKPFKR